A portion of the Bdellovibrio bacteriovorus genome contains these proteins:
- a CDS encoding complex I subunit 1/NuoH family protein → MGMGKDIFEITVNGLKLVVIFLMMVQAVPILVWLERRGSAFIQDRLGPNRVGPLGLMQLLADAVKFLTKENFVPESAKTFLYYAAPVFALIPGAVAFSAIPMSTPIQVAAFEMFGSSWGPYTFLVQGYEIGIGIVFILGISSLASYTLLMAGFGSGNKYALMGALRASAQAISYELALGLSIVGIIMLYGTFDLTAMTLAQQGPLSFNFLGHNVVASWLPNWGIFYQPLAALLFFTTTFAESNRLPFDLAEGESELVAGFHTEYGGFKFNMFFIGEYGHMMIASGLMALFFFGGFSIPYVTVGELNEWATSIGFGSGLVALLHFLSFFIKFAFFMWVFIWVRWTLPRFRYDQLMAFGWKTLLPWALANTIATALIIYVASL, encoded by the coding sequence ATGGGAATGGGTAAAGATATTTTTGAAATTACAGTCAACGGACTGAAATTAGTCGTCATCTTTCTGATGATGGTTCAAGCCGTTCCTATCTTGGTTTGGCTAGAGCGCCGTGGATCGGCATTTATCCAAGATCGTCTGGGGCCAAACCGCGTAGGACCTTTGGGTTTAATGCAGCTTCTTGCCGATGCCGTTAAGTTCTTAACAAAAGAAAACTTCGTTCCAGAAAGTGCGAAAACTTTCTTGTACTATGCAGCGCCGGTGTTTGCGTTGATTCCGGGTGCGGTGGCGTTTTCCGCGATTCCGATGTCGACACCCATTCAAGTAGCCGCGTTTGAAATGTTTGGCTCTTCTTGGGGGCCCTACACATTCCTTGTTCAAGGTTATGAAATCGGTATCGGCATCGTTTTCATCTTGGGTATTTCTTCACTAGCTTCTTACACCCTTTTGATGGCGGGCTTTGGATCGGGAAATAAATACGCTTTGATGGGTGCTCTTCGAGCGTCAGCTCAAGCAATCTCTTATGAGTTGGCTTTGGGTCTTTCTATCGTCGGCATCATTATGCTTTATGGAACTTTTGATTTAACGGCAATGACACTGGCTCAACAAGGTCCATTGAGTTTTAACTTCTTAGGTCACAATGTTGTGGCGAGCTGGCTTCCAAATTGGGGTATCTTTTACCAGCCGTTAGCGGCCTTGTTGTTCTTCACGACCACATTTGCTGAATCAAACCGCCTGCCATTTGACTTAGCTGAGGGTGAATCCGAGCTTGTTGCCGGTTTCCACACCGAGTACGGCGGATTTAAATTCAATATGTTCTTCATCGGTGAGTACGGCCATATGATGATCGCTTCTGGTTTAATGGCGCTATTCTTCTTTGGGGGTTTCAGCATTCCTTATGTGACTGTTGGCGAGCTTAATGAATGGGCGACTTCGATTGGTTTTGGTAGCGGTCTTGTGGCCCTTCTGCACTTCCTTTCGTTCTTTATCAAGTTTGCGTTTTTTATGTGGGTTTTCATTTGGGTTCGTTGGACGCTTCCGCGCTTCCGTTACGATCAATTGATGGCCTTCGGATGGAAAACGCTTTTGCCGTGGGCGCTAGCGAACACAATCGCGACCGCTTTAATTATTTACGTAGCATCATTGTAA
- a CDS encoding NADH-quinone oxidoreductase subunit A: MPLGGIIFIFIFIAVFGAFLLWVASKTGGKAKYNPVKFEPYECGLPSQYKKDTKVSVKYYLTAILFILFDIEIIFMYPWAVSFREFIATGTGAFVLISMMVFIAIFIYGLFWEVKSKALEWD; the protein is encoded by the coding sequence ATGCCACTCGGTGGTATTATCTTCATTTTTATTTTCATCGCGGTATTCGGTGCATTCTTGCTATGGGTCGCGTCCAAAACCGGCGGTAAAGCCAAGTATAATCCGGTAAAATTTGAACCGTACGAGTGCGGCTTACCATCTCAATACAAAAAAGATACGAAAGTTTCGGTAAAGTATTATCTGACGGCGATCCTTTTTATCTTGTTCGATATCGAGATCATCTTCATGTATCCATGGGCGGTTTCTTTCAGAGAATTCATCGCTACAGGGACTGGCGCATTCGTGTTGATTTCAATGATGGTCTTCATTGCGATCTTCATTTACGGATTGTTCTGGGAAGTAAAATCAAAAGCATTGGAATGGGACTAG
- the mfd gene encoding transcription-repair coupling factor, whose amino-acid sequence MKAESTHTRLESILERAFETSRGKINVTGASSPLALAYFLSQTYSKKINSLPHLVVVGSAQDARKLSELIEFFDPSRRSHLFASFDVSPYSGLYPNTKVVSDRISFLSAAQNAKAGEIFISPSDALMQKTLPVEILKKNSRKVSSGDELPEDIAEFLNSLGYSAAPMVEDRGQYALRGGIVDIFPPTTDKPVRLDLFGDQVESIRHFDVSDQRSTDELSSFVLTPAREVLFRDETHERLLQRVRGMIDGREVDKAEAEDLLRSLVLKNVFPGVEFLLPYFYGELSSPLDHFPGPVNVWFLDPIEISRVTDELASDLKADFAQSRKYVIHPEIESLYEGFEKLRFPENSREVYFSSLQYFDEENSEDAHVEYKTYNTQDFNNLSLANPIGSDLWSQAAANKLHRWKSDGYRIFVGSKNQSHIEKLKLIFEKMDLRIQRIADDDYRWDTWLQEQDRDAGLVHVIPRGLVESLRLDEEKIVFLRDEDFYGKKLRSRDSSGAQDFQKQAKRLAFGDLKPGDLVVHVKHGVGQYEGLKLMNISGVESEYIQVGYKDKDKLYLPVYRVGQLQKFSGAAATSVLDKLGGTAWEKTKTKVKSHVRDIASDLLALYAKRAELHRPPFEFKESEISLFENGFPYEETEDQLRAINDIEKDLHSTKPMDRLICGDVGFGKTEVAMRAAFFAVQARKQVALLAPTTVLTFQHFETLKKRFDGWPVDIRVLNRFVSTAEVKKTLQDLKDGKVDIVVGTHKLLGSSIQYKDLGLLIVDEEQKFGVAHKEKIKKIKNSVDTLTLSATPIPRTLNMALVGVRDLSLINTAPVDRLPTRTFVTKFDEDTIRKAITAEVSRGGQVYFIHNRIESIYGLADEIRNIVPEVRIKVAHGQMEEHELEKAMLSFFHHEIDVLICTAIVESGMDVPRANTMFIDSAHMFGLSQLYQLRGRVGRSKTRAYCYLMMPRNRKLDKEQQERLKIIQENTALGSGIKIAQYDLELRGAGNFLGEEQSGHINAVGYELYMDLLNEALAQAKGEAVEDMDLDPEINLRIPAMIPDSYIADIRIRLSYYKALADITSADELDRIEEELRDQFGTIPEPTVNLMGLMLIRRLCKELGVRDVSAGVKSISLIFTAQTKLKPEAVIGLAMRESKKYSLTPDNRLNIKMGTISWSAVHEELENLLRLI is encoded by the coding sequence ATGAAAGCCGAGAGCACTCACACAAGACTCGAATCCATTCTGGAAAGAGCCTTTGAAACATCACGAGGAAAAATCAACGTCACCGGAGCCTCATCACCTCTGGCGCTCGCGTATTTCTTGTCGCAAACTTACTCTAAAAAAATCAACAGCTTGCCGCATCTGGTTGTAGTTGGTAGTGCGCAAGATGCACGCAAACTTTCAGAGCTGATTGAGTTCTTTGACCCGTCTCGTCGAAGCCACCTCTTCGCTTCTTTTGATGTCTCTCCATATTCCGGTCTTTATCCAAACACAAAAGTTGTCAGTGATCGCATTTCGTTTTTGTCGGCGGCCCAAAATGCCAAAGCTGGAGAAATCTTCATATCCCCGTCTGACGCACTGATGCAAAAAACTCTGCCTGTCGAAATTTTAAAGAAAAACTCTCGCAAAGTTTCTTCCGGCGACGAATTGCCAGAAGACATCGCTGAGTTTTTAAATTCTTTAGGATATTCAGCAGCTCCCATGGTCGAAGATCGTGGTCAGTATGCTTTGCGTGGGGGGATTGTTGATATTTTTCCACCGACAACCGACAAGCCTGTCCGTTTAGATTTGTTTGGTGATCAGGTGGAAAGCATTCGTCATTTTGACGTCTCTGACCAAAGAAGCACGGACGAACTTTCATCGTTTGTTTTGACTCCAGCAAGAGAAGTTTTATTTCGTGACGAAACCCATGAGCGGCTTTTGCAACGTGTCCGTGGCATGATTGATGGCCGTGAAGTCGATAAGGCTGAAGCCGAAGATCTGTTGCGATCTTTGGTTCTTAAAAATGTCTTTCCCGGCGTTGAGTTTCTTTTGCCCTATTTTTACGGGGAACTTTCCTCGCCCCTAGATCACTTCCCAGGGCCGGTGAACGTTTGGTTCTTAGATCCGATTGAGATTTCTCGCGTCACGGATGAGCTGGCATCCGATCTTAAAGCTGATTTTGCTCAAAGTCGCAAATATGTTATTCACCCAGAAATTGAGTCTCTTTACGAGGGTTTTGAAAAGCTGCGTTTTCCCGAAAACTCTCGCGAAGTTTATTTTTCGTCACTTCAATATTTTGATGAAGAAAATAGCGAAGATGCTCACGTCGAATATAAAACTTATAACACCCAAGACTTTAACAACTTAAGCCTGGCAAATCCCATCGGATCCGATTTGTGGTCCCAAGCCGCCGCCAATAAACTTCACCGCTGGAAGTCCGATGGATATCGCATCTTTGTCGGATCTAAAAATCAATCCCACATTGAAAAACTAAAGCTGATCTTTGAAAAAATGGATTTGCGCATTCAGCGAATTGCCGACGACGACTATCGTTGGGACACCTGGCTTCAAGAGCAAGACCGCGATGCCGGCCTCGTGCATGTAATTCCGCGCGGGCTGGTTGAAAGCTTGCGTTTAGACGAAGAAAAAATTGTCTTTTTGCGCGATGAAGATTTTTACGGAAAAAAACTTCGCTCGCGCGATTCTTCGGGTGCTCAAGATTTTCAAAAGCAAGCAAAACGCCTGGCTTTCGGTGATTTAAAACCGGGCGATTTGGTCGTTCACGTCAAGCATGGCGTAGGACAGTATGAAGGCTTAAAGCTGATGAACATCAGCGGCGTGGAGTCCGAGTACATTCAGGTGGGGTATAAAGACAAAGACAAACTTTACCTCCCCGTCTATCGCGTGGGACAGCTGCAAAAATTTTCTGGCGCAGCCGCCACCTCCGTCCTGGATAAACTTGGCGGCACGGCCTGGGAAAAAACTAAGACCAAAGTTAAATCTCATGTACGGGATATCGCGTCTGACTTGCTGGCCCTGTATGCAAAACGGGCCGAACTTCATCGGCCGCCCTTCGAATTTAAAGAAAGCGAAATTTCTTTATTTGAAAATGGCTTTCCTTATGAAGAAACCGAAGACCAATTGCGCGCCATTAACGATATTGAAAAGGATCTTCACTCCACGAAGCCGATGGATCGCCTTATCTGTGGCGATGTGGGCTTTGGTAAAACTGAGGTCGCCATGCGCGCGGCCTTCTTTGCCGTGCAAGCCAGAAAACAAGTGGCCTTGCTCGCGCCGACCACCGTCCTGACGTTTCAGCACTTTGAAACTTTGAAAAAGCGCTTTGATGGATGGCCCGTAGATATCCGCGTCTTAAATCGTTTTGTCTCCACCGCGGAAGTTAAAAAGACTTTGCAAGATCTTAAAGATGGCAAAGTCGATATCGTGGTTGGTACTCATAAGCTCTTAGGATCCTCAATCCAATATAAAGATTTAGGCCTATTGATAGTCGATGAAGAACAAAAATTCGGCGTTGCTCATAAGGAAAAAATTAAAAAGATCAAAAACAGTGTTGATACTTTAACTTTGTCAGCCACTCCTATCCCTAGAACTTTGAACATGGCCTTGGTGGGCGTGCGCGATTTAAGTTTAATAAACACCGCGCCCGTGGATCGACTTCCAACCAGAACTTTTGTGACCAAGTTTGATGAAGATACGATTCGCAAAGCCATCACCGCAGAAGTGTCCCGCGGTGGACAGGTTTACTTCATTCATAATCGCATTGAATCTATTTACGGATTGGCGGATGAAATTCGCAATATCGTTCCGGAGGTACGCATCAAGGTAGCTCACGGCCAAATGGAAGAGCATGAGCTAGAAAAAGCCATGCTTAGCTTCTTTCACCATGAAATTGACGTCCTTATTTGTACTGCCATCGTAGAGTCCGGCATGGACGTGCCTCGTGCTAACACCATGTTTATTGATTCCGCCCATATGTTTGGGTTGTCGCAGTTATATCAACTGCGTGGACGCGTGGGTCGCAGCAAAACGCGGGCTTATTGCTATCTAATGATGCCGCGAAATCGCAAGCTTGATAAAGAACAGCAAGAGCGTCTTAAAATTATCCAAGAAAATACAGCATTAGGTAGCGGCATTAAGATCGCACAATACGATCTTGAGCTTCGCGGGGCGGGAAATTTCTTGGGTGAAGAACAATCCGGACACATCAATGCCGTCGGGTATGAACTTTACATGGATCTTTTAAACGAAGCCCTAGCGCAAGCCAAGGGTGAGGCCGTGGAAGACATGGATTTGGATCCTGAAATAAACTTGCGCATCCCTGCCATGATTCCTGATAGCTATATTGCCGACATTCGTATTCGCTTAAGTTATTACAAAGCGCTGGCCGATATTACGTCCGCTGATGAGTTAGATCGCATCGAAGAAGAGCTGCGCGATCAGTTTGGCACCATCCCAGAGCCTACCGTGAATCTAATGGGGCTGATGTTGATACGCCGTCTTTGCAAAGAACTCGGAGTTCGGGACGTCAGTGCAGGCGTAAAATCTATTTCATTAATCTTTACAGCGCAAACCAAGTTGAAGCCTGAAGCCGTGATCGGCTTAGCGATGCGCGAATCAAAAAAATACTCCTTAACCCCAGACAACCGTTTGAATATTAAAATGGGAACTATTAGCTGGTCAGCGGTACACGAAGAGTTGGAAAACCTTCTGCGTTTAATTTAG
- a CDS encoding glycoside hydrolase family 3 protein produces MSVTLWLMLFPHLVLALPKNIDNLVEKKVAQMTLEEKVGQLFIVGFPQTKIDASLEKFIAKHKPGSYLLFKRNIKNAEQIRTLNDQLYKLSFKVSKLPPLIAIDQEGGAVSRLPIVPAQPNALAVGQTQSPLMAEEMGQITGRFLREVGFNMNLAPVLDVSDPFSGSFIGVRSFGSDPNLVRELGFAYSKGLLKARVVPTAKHFPGTGDLKADPHHKVVENNTPLDRLYSKDLLPYKGYAQLGPSVAVMLSHYIYPALDESKEPASFSKKIIQDILRRDLGYKGLIVTDDLQMQGSRQLLRPEAAALKALQAGADIVMLTYSFADQEKAFQYIKKSVASGELPMKAVDEKMKRILTAKAFANLYRRSPQSPSLFQGNSLTSNDYRELESTILERNLSAALMPKDLPPKVQKRSMASSENICLLAPNKKFLSSFQRATKRSVKSRLLAGGVKADTVKEWVQQQGCDKVLFAVTGPQTAGLTKALASSLKEKSIVINLGSPKLFSKNSKSPRVMNLFFNHEDSGKKIAEHLDQILYSSSTNLVLR; encoded by the coding sequence TTGAGTGTTACTCTCTGGCTGATGCTATTTCCCCACCTTGTGCTAGCTCTTCCTAAGAATATCGACAACCTGGTCGAAAAAAAAGTCGCCCAGATGACTTTGGAAGAAAAGGTCGGGCAGCTTTTCATCGTCGGATTTCCGCAAACTAAAATCGACGCAAGCTTAGAAAAATTCATCGCTAAGCATAAGCCCGGCTCTTATCTGCTTTTTAAAAGAAATATTAAAAACGCAGAACAGATTCGCACGCTCAATGACCAACTTTACAAGCTTAGCTTTAAAGTTTCAAAACTCCCTCCACTGATTGCTATCGACCAAGAAGGCGGTGCGGTCTCAAGACTTCCGATAGTACCTGCTCAACCGAATGCTCTTGCTGTTGGACAAACTCAATCACCGCTTATGGCTGAAGAAATGGGTCAAATCACCGGCAGATTTTTACGCGAAGTCGGATTTAATATGAACCTCGCGCCGGTCTTAGACGTCTCTGATCCGTTCAGTGGAAGCTTTATCGGTGTAAGATCTTTTGGATCTGATCCAAACCTGGTTCGGGAGCTTGGATTTGCTTACTCCAAAGGTCTTTTAAAGGCACGGGTTGTTCCCACGGCTAAACATTTTCCCGGGACCGGAGACCTAAAAGCCGACCCACACCACAAAGTAGTCGAAAACAATACCCCTTTAGATCGCCTTTACAGCAAAGATCTTCTTCCATACAAGGGATACGCGCAGCTAGGTCCGAGTGTTGCGGTCATGCTTTCACATTACATTTACCCTGCCCTGGATGAATCTAAAGAGCCCGCAAGCTTTTCAAAAAAAATCATTCAAGATATTCTTCGGCGCGATCTGGGCTATAAAGGCTTAATCGTCACTGACGATTTACAAATGCAGGGATCAAGACAGCTTCTGCGTCCCGAAGCCGCCGCTCTTAAGGCGTTGCAAGCTGGGGCCGACATCGTGATGTTAACTTATTCCTTTGCGGACCAAGAAAAGGCCTTTCAATATATTAAAAAATCAGTGGCTTCAGGCGAGCTGCCAATGAAGGCTGTGGATGAAAAGATGAAACGCATCTTAACGGCGAAGGCCTTTGCTAATCTTTACCGTCGAAGCCCTCAGTCCCCTTCTCTGTTTCAAGGAAACTCACTCACTTCAAATGATTACCGAGAGCTGGAGTCCACGATCTTAGAAAGAAACCTCAGCGCGGCTTTGATGCCTAAAGATCTGCCGCCAAAGGTGCAAAAAAGATCGATGGCCTCTTCGGAAAATATCTGTCTGCTGGCCCCTAATAAAAAGTTTTTATCTTCATTTCAGAGGGCGACCAAGCGCTCGGTGAAATCTCGTCTGCTCGCGGGCGGAGTTAAAGCAGACACCGTCAAGGAATGGGTGCAGCAGCAAGGTTGTGATAAGGTCCTTTTTGCGGTCACGGGTCCGCAAACCGCTGGTCTTACTAAAGCTCTCGCTTCATCGTTAAAAGAAAAATCGATTGTCATAAACTTAGGATCACCAAAACTGTTTTCTAAAAATTCGAAATCGCCGCGAGTGATGAATTTATTCTTTAACCACGAAGACTCTGGAAAAAAAATCGCCGAACATCTTGATCAGATATTATATTCTTCTTCGACGAACTTAGTTTTACGCTGA
- the atpC gene encoding ATP synthase F1 subunit epsilon codes for MFKLTIVTPEKRILVGQEVEEVTVPAFKGELNILPGHAPLITTLETGVMKWKIKGKELQQLAVISWGYCQVSPEGVNILANIAELPEEIDLEMTKTQLAESEKKVMNELITDEDWAEFQREWAHARAKIDVASMAPRK; via the coding sequence ATGTTTAAACTAACTATCGTGACACCGGAAAAACGTATCCTGGTCGGCCAAGAGGTCGAAGAGGTTACTGTTCCCGCGTTTAAGGGAGAGCTTAATATTCTTCCTGGTCACGCCCCATTGATCACCACTCTGGAAACAGGCGTGATGAAATGGAAAATCAAAGGGAAAGAGTTGCAACAACTTGCAGTTATCAGCTGGGGTTATTGCCAAGTCAGTCCTGAAGGCGTGAACATCTTAGCGAACATCGCTGAGTTGCCAGAAGAAATCGACCTTGAAATGACCAAAACTCAATTGGCGGAGTCTGAGAAAAAAGTGATGAACGAACTTATCACTGATGAAGACTGGGCAGAATTTCAACGTGAATGGGCGCACGCCCGCGCGAAGATCGATGTTGCCAGCATGGCGCCACGCAAATAA